Proteins found in one Gemmatimonadota bacterium genomic segment:
- a CDS encoding DUF192 domain-containing protein: MSPMPSGPTPPAGTAWVIFGTDTAFAEVARTAAEREVGLMNRESLESNHGMIFVYDAPEVLSFWMKNTLIPLDVAFMDESFRVTEIQSMEPESEDLHTAREPALAALEMDKGWFAERGIGPGAVARIVWGR, from the coding sequence ATGAGCCCGATGCCCTCCGGCCCCACGCCCCCGGCCGGGACGGCCTGGGTGATCTTCGGAACCGACACGGCCTTCGCTGAGGTGGCCCGTACCGCCGCTGAGCGCGAGGTCGGGCTCATGAACCGCGAGTCGCTCGAGTCCAACCACGGCATGATCTTCGTCTACGACGCGCCCGAGGTGCTCAGCTTCTGGATGAAGAACACGCTCATCCCGCTGGACGTGGCCTTCATGGACGAGAGCTTCCGCGTCACCGAGATCCAGTCCATGGAGCCCGAGTCCGAGGATCTGCACACGGCCCGGGAACCCGCGCTGGCCGCATTGGAGATGGACAAGGGCTGGTTTGCCGAGCGTGGCATCGGGCCCGGTGCCGTGGCCCGGATCGTCTGGGGGCGGTAA